Below is a genomic region from Treponema sp. OMZ 798.
TGTTTAGATCAAAGGCTACGAGTATAGTGGCTTTGGCATAAGTAGGTCCGTTTGCTGTGATAGTTATGCCGACATTTTCACCGTTTTTCATTGCCGCATAGGCATTTAAAAATTTTGTTTTGTTTAGGGTTTGAGGTATTTCAGCACTTATTTCTTTAAAGTCTTCAGCTTCAGGGAAGACTTTCTTTAAAGCCCTGTTTGTCTTTTCTGCCTTTACCTCTGCAATTCGCGGAGCTGTAAAGCTGTAAACTGCAGCAAGGGCTAAACATGCTATGACGGCATAGGCTGAAAGGGTGCATGCCAATTTTATCATCTGTTTCATTTTGCAGCCTCCTTGTTCTTTTTAGGCGGTTTTACATAGCCGTATTTTACGGGTATAAGTTTGTTTAAAAACGGCACTACGGCATTCATTATAAGAATACTGTACATAACGCCTTCAGGCATACCTGAGAATAATCGGATAAGACCTGTTATAAGACCGCAGCCTGCACCGAAAAGGAATTTACCCTTGGGTGTTACAGGACTTGTTACATAATCGGTTGCCATAAAAACAGCTCCGAAGGCTAAACCTCCCGAAGTGAGGGTTAAAATCGGATCTATGCCGCCTATGGCAGTAATTGCAACGGCTGTTGCCATCATGGTTACCGGGGTTCTCCAGTCTATAACCTTTTTAAAGAGGAGGTATGCAAAGCCTAAAAGGATTAACAAAATACTCGTTTCGCCTATACAGCCTGCATGGTTTCCCAAAATAAGCCGGGTATAAAGGTCTGTGCTTGAGCTTAAATTTAAGGTTTTTGCTATTTCGGAAGCACTCATTGCAATACCTTCTTTTGCATTTATTAGCTTTAAAGGCGTTGCAGTACTCATTGCATCAAAGAAAGAATTTCCGGGTTGAATCCAGCTTGTCATCGCTCCCGAAAAGCTTGCAAACATAAAGGCTCGTCCTACCAAGGCCGGGTTAAATACGTTGGCTCCAAGCCCTCCGAAAAATTCTTTTCCGACAACTATTGCAAAAAAGCAGCCTAAAATAAGCATCCATATTGGAAGATTAGGCGGAATTACAAGTGCTATCAAAAGTCCGGTAATAACAGCCGAAAAATCTTTTACTCTTATCTCCAGATTACATATCATTCTAAAAAAAGTTTCAAAACCTACACAGCAAAGTACGGCAACTATAATTCGAACCAAGGCAGGTATCGAAAAAAGATAAATTCCGTAAGCCGTAAGGGGGAGAAGGGCGATAATTACATCCAGCATCAAGGTTTGAGTCTTAACCGGTGTTACTACATGGGGTGCCGGAGACATAAAAATTTCGTTTTTATCTGATTCTGCCATTATTTGCCTCCTTCTTCGGTTGTTTGAGCTGCTTGCTTTTCTGCTTCCGCGGCGGCTTTTGCAGCAGCCTTAGCTTCCCGTTTTTGCTTTTCTTCTCTTGCTATCTGCTTGCCCACCTTAAACCGCTGAACAAGTTTGATTCGGGCAGGGCAGGTGTAAGCACAGGTTCCGCATTCAACGCAGTCTAGTAGACCGCAGCGGATAGCCTCTTCGGTATTTCCGGCTTTTAAGGCTCGGATGATTAAAACCGGTGAAAGGCGGCAGCTGCATACATCAATACACTTACCGCAGCCTATACAGGGGCTTTCTTCCTCTAAGGAAACCTCCTCTCTTGTTAAAAAAAGAACTCCTGAGGTGTTTTTTTGAATGGGAAAGTCGGCATTTTTCATGGCGAAGCCCATCATCGGGCCGCCTGAGATTATTTTTACAACTCCGGGTTTAAGGGAAACTACGCTCGGGATAAGATCCCCGACACAGGTTCCTATAGGGGCTATTACATTTAAAGGTTTTTCGCAGGCTCCGCCGCCTATTGTTAAGGCTCTATCGATAAGCGGCTTTCCTAAGCGGAAGGCCTCTGAAATTGCCTTTAAGGTTCCTACGTTTTGAATAACGCAGCCTATTTGAAAGGGAAGGCCGCCGGAGGGAATTTCCCTGTTTACAACTGCATCCGTAAGAGTTTTTTCTCCGCCTTGCGGATATTTTGTCTTACAAAGTTGAACGCTTATATCATATGCTCCCGCTGCAATCGGATTGGCTTTTAATTTTGAAATAGCTCTTTCCAAAACAGGAACCAAATCTTTTTTATTATCCTCAAGGGCGATAATTCCTTGTTTTGCACCTACTATCCTCATAGTGATTGCAAGACCGTCAACAATACTATCCGAGCCGCTAAAAATTGTTGCGGCATCTGTACAAAGATAGGGTTCGCATTCGGCTCCGTTTGCAATTACATAATCGATTTTTGCATCAGGCGGAGGGCTTAATTTTACGTGCGTAGGAAAAGAAGCTCCTCCCATTCCGGTAATACCTGCATCTCTGACTCTTTTAAGTGCTTCTTCTTTTGTGCAAGTAAAAGGATCAAGAGGCGGCATGAAGTCTTCCCTGTTCTCTTCATCAATTTCAATCAAAAAACAAAGATTTTCCGTATTGCCTGTAACAAGATGCGGCTCAATCTTTTTTACCTTTCCCGATACTGAAGAATGGACAGGTGCAGACATAAATTTATCCGTTTCGGCTATCTTTTGTCCGCGTGCTACCAGATCTCCGACACTTACAAGAGGAGTATTAGGCATTCCTCCCTGTGTAACAGGAATCCAAACTGACTTATTTGACGGCAATACCTCAATAACGCTTTCGCTCGGTAAGACCGCCTTTCGCTCGGGCGGATGCACTCCGCCTTTAAATGATTTTATACCCATACCGCCATTTTATACATAAGTAATGAAACTTTCAAGAGGATAAAGTTAATTTTACCTTTGTTTACTTTACAAGTTTAAAAGGATATTCTAAAACTCCGTCAATAGCGTTATAAATTTCCGTGTAACCCAGCTCTGACAGTTCTTGAGCAGCTCTTGAAGAAGCTGTGCCTACATTACAATACAAAAGTAATTTTTTCTTCTTGTCAGGTATTTTGTTAAGATTATTTTTTATTTCCGATATGGGGAATAGCAAGGCGCCTTCTATATGACCTGTATCATAAGACGATTTGTTTCTGCAGTCAAGGATTAAAACATCGGGATCTTTCAGCATTGTTTCAAAAACTATGCCCCGTACAGCGTTGTAAGTGATGGTTTTATAGTTATATTGATTAACTCCATCTGCATTGTAAATTTGAGAAAATCTATTTTCCGCCAATATCTCTGCCGCTTTAAAGCTTTCATCATTAGTTTTGGAATATAAGTATATAGGTTTGTTTTTCCAATCGGTTATTTCTTTTAGATGGTTTTCTATTTCATTTACAGGTATATTTATAGCGTGTAAAAGATGTCCTTTTTTATATTGATCATAGGATCTGACATCAATTATCAATATAGAATCTTTGTTGGAATCGGAATTTAAATATTCAAGTCTTGAGCCTTTAACATCTTCAACTTCTACTTCAATACCGCATGAAATTAGCGATATATTTACAATTAAAACAATAAAAAGTAAAAATTTTATTTTCATAATTTAATCTCCAAAACACTAAAATACGCTGAGATTATTATAATGACTTTTACTCTCATTGTCAAAAGGGATGCTTATTCTCTTTCAAAGACGATAGGCTCATCACCTGTAGGTATTACATCATTTATGCTCAACTTAATTTTTGTCCAAACCATCCGCTGTACATTGTTTTTTTCACTTAGTTCAAGCAGATAAAATTTATTTGTATCCTTTTCCGACTTCATTTGAATGATAACTCTTTCATTTATTTCTAATATGTTAAAATAACCTTTTTCGATATCTTCAGACTGCTGAAGTGTATATGAGTTACCTAAAAGGTCTAAAATGGTGTTATTTATCGATTTCCACTGATTTGAAGATTTTGATAAAATTTTTTTTGCTTTTTCCGCATTATTTTCCTTTTGGTTTGTGTTACTCAAAAGTAAATTGGTATTTTTTTTATAGTTTCCATTCCAAAGAGATGCCGTTCCGAATTTAATTCTTAAAACGTCTTCTATTACACGCACCTGTATTTCGTCAAGTCCCTTAATTTCTATTTCGACTCGTCTTACGATATTCGGAATTGACTTATTGTTTGTTGTAAAAAATAAACCGTATCTTCGGGGTAAGGTTGTTTTTATTTCATATATTTCTTCAACATTGTCTAAATTAAAAATAATATGACTGTCGTTTTTGTCAAAATATACGCTTCTGCCTGTTTCTCTATTTCCCTCTTCTTGAAACCATAATCCCGATAAAAAGTCGATAAAAGATTCCATATTTCCGCTTTGAAGTTTTCTTAAAAGCTGAATCTCTATTTTTTCGCCCGGAATTGTCCTTTGGAAGCCTTCTTCATATTTTTTTGTTTTTACATTCCATGTATATTCCGTTTCAATTTGGTTTAAGGTATTAGGTGCAGAAGGATCGGAGTTGTAAGTGTATACCCGATATGAAGATAGGCTTGATGCAGTTTCTTCTTGAGTTTCTATTTCCTTTATCTGAATCTGCATATCCGCATGTAAGTCAGCTATTTGATCAAGCTTAACACTACCGTTATTTTCTTTTTTGATGGTATGTATGGACAAAACCTGTCTGTTGTCCGATGTCATTCCCGAATAAATGAGGGATTTAGGATCTTCCGTCAAATTCATAATGTAGAATGTAAGAGACTTAGGCTGTGTGATTGTAGTTCTTATTTCTTCAACTCTGTCCCATTTTTGAGTTATCGGGTTTTGGATTGAAATTATAAGGTACAAAAAAGGATCTAATAGCTTTTTTACGGCAATAATTTGATCTTCTACACCGTCTTCATTTAAGTCATCTGAAATTGCATCAACAAAGGCTTCATCATTGAGCAGCTCTAAAAATATTTTTGCCTCCGTATTAGGCGAATCATTTTCGGTCTTTTTATCTGCTTTATCTATTTGTGAAGAAGCTATGGGAATTATTGTTTGTGTAACAATCTTCTCTTCAGTTTTTGTGTTTGACCGTATAAACTTTAAGTAAATTAAAAAGCTCAACAAAACCAAAACAATAAAGGCTGAAGTAAGATACATTATCCGTTTGAGCATACTTTGTTTAAATCCTTATTATCAATTATGGTTACGGATTATCTTTTTTGATTAAGGCTGTATTTTCGTCAGATTGCACCCTGTCCTTTCCTTCGTTTTTTATTAAATCCGAAAAAAGAGCCTTGCTTGTTTTTACAACCCTGTCTTGCAGGCCCATATCAACAGTAATTTCATACCAATTATCGTGTTTTATAATTCTTGATTCAACTAAGTAAGGACTTGAAAACTTTTTTTGTTTACCGCTGTATTTGGAGGTTATAGGAGCATCTTGTTCAAGATCGGTGAGCATAAAAAGAACCTTATACCTTCCGTTTTCGCCTCTTTCATTTACGGCTTCCTGTATTTTATCGAGAGCCTTTCCTACATCAGTAAATCTTCCGTTCGGGCGAATTTTATTTACCGTTTTGATTATCCTGTCTGTGTCTTCTTTGTTTTTTACTTCAATTGAAACCAAATGCTCGGGACTTTCATAGAACTGATAAATGCTTATCCAGTCGCCGTTGATAATAATTTCACCGATTAATTCGTCAAGAACCCATTGTTTTAGACTATCAAATTTGCCGGGATCCTGCATGGATAATGACTTGTCAATCATTATAATCATATCGACAGGCATCGTTCTTTCGCCGGCATTTAAATTAAATAAAACTCCTGCTAAAAGCAAAAATATAAAAATAAGCTTTTTAATTTTCATAAATACTCCTTTTTAGTGCTTTATATACAGTATTATATAACATATTCGAAAAAAAATCATCAACTTTAAATAAAAAGTCTTTACATTATGCAAAATATGTTTATAATTATATAGTAGTGATGTATATTGTAATGTAACAAAATTGCTAAAATTAAGGAGAGATAAGAATGGCAAATTTAGATCTACCACAGAGCCCTAATGTGTTCCATCCCGAAAAGCCCAGTGCTGTCGGTTCAAGAAACTCATTGGCTCAAGATTACCGTGATCAGCAGAAAGAAGTAAATCAGCTGATTGAAGAAGAAACAAATAAAGTGTTACACCACTTGACCACAAAGCTTCCCAAGGAAGTCCTCGAAAGATTGGACGTTATGGGCGGTGTTAAGGAAAAGCTGTATAACTAC
It encodes:
- a CDS encoding RnfABCDGE type electron transport complex subunit D: MAESDKNEIFMSPAPHVVTPVKTQTLMLDVIIALLPLTAYGIYLFSIPALVRIIVAVLCCVGFETFFRMICNLEIRVKDFSAVITGLLIALVIPPNLPIWMLILGCFFAIVVGKEFFGGLGANVFNPALVGRAFMFASFSGAMTSWIQPGNSFFDAMSTATPLKLINAKEGIAMSASEIAKTLNLSSSTDLYTRLILGNHAGCIGETSILLILLGFAYLLFKKVIDWRTPVTMMATAVAITAIGGIDPILTLTSGGLAFGAVFMATDYVTSPVTPKGKFLFGAGCGLITGLIRLFSGMPEGVMYSILIMNAVVPFLNKLIPVKYGYVKPPKKNKEAAK
- a CDS encoding vWA domain-containing protein — translated: MKIKKLIFIFLLLAGVLFNLNAGERTMPVDMIIMIDKSLSMQDPGKFDSLKQWVLDELIGEIIINGDWISIYQFYESPEHLVSIEVKNKEDTDRIIKTVNKIRPNGRFTDVGKALDKIQEAVNERGENGRYKVLFMLTDLEQDAPITSKYSGKQKKFSSPYLVESRIIKHDNWYEITVDMGLQDRVVKTSKALFSDLIKNEGKDRVQSDENTALIKKDNP
- a CDS encoding rhodanese-like domain-containing protein; amino-acid sequence: MKIKFLLFIVLIVNISLISCGIEVEVEDVKGSRLEYLNSDSNKDSILIIDVRSYDQYKKGHLLHAINIPVNEIENHLKEITDWKNKPIYLYSKTNDESFKAAEILAENRFSQIYNADGVNQYNYKTITYNAVRGIVFETMLKDPDVLILDCRNKSSYDTGHIEGALLFPISEIKNNLNKIPDKKKKLLLYCNVGTASSRAAQELSELGYTEIYNAIDGVLEYPFKLVK
- the rsxC gene encoding electron transport complex subunit RsxC; this translates as MGIKSFKGGVHPPERKAVLPSESVIEVLPSNKSVWIPVTQGGMPNTPLVSVGDLVARGQKIAETDKFMSAPVHSSVSGKVKKIEPHLVTGNTENLCFLIEIDEENREDFMPPLDPFTCTKEEALKRVRDAGITGMGGASFPTHVKLSPPPDAKIDYVIANGAECEPYLCTDAATIFSGSDSIVDGLAITMRIVGAKQGIIALEDNKKDLVPVLERAISKLKANPIAAGAYDISVQLCKTKYPQGGEKTLTDAVVNREIPSGGLPFQIGCVIQNVGTLKAISEAFRLGKPLIDRALTIGGGACEKPLNVIAPIGTCVGDLIPSVVSLKPGVVKIISGGPMMGFAMKNADFPIQKNTSGVLFLTREEVSLEEESPCIGCGKCIDVCSCRLSPVLIIRALKAGNTEEAIRCGLLDCVECGTCAYTCPARIKLVQRFKVGKQIAREEKQKREAKAAAKAAAEAEKQAAQTTEEGGK
- a CDS encoding pallilysin-related adhesin; this translates as MLKRIMYLTSAFIVLVLLSFLIYLKFIRSNTKTEEKIVTQTIIPIASSQIDKADKKTENDSPNTEAKIFLELLNDEAFVDAISDDLNEDGVEDQIIAVKKLLDPFLYLIISIQNPITQKWDRVEEIRTTITQPKSLTFYIMNLTEDPKSLIYSGMTSDNRQVLSIHTIKKENNGSVKLDQIADLHADMQIQIKEIETQEETASSLSSYRVYTYNSDPSAPNTLNQIETEYTWNVKTKKYEEGFQRTIPGEKIEIQLLRKLQSGNMESFIDFLSGLWFQEEGNRETGRSVYFDKNDSHIIFNLDNVEEIYEIKTTLPRRYGLFFTTNNKSIPNIVRRVEIEIKGLDEIQVRVIEDVLRIKFGTASLWNGNYKKNTNLLLSNTNQKENNAEKAKKILSKSSNQWKSINNTILDLLGNSYTLQQSEDIEKGYFNILEINERVIIQMKSEKDTNKFYLLELSEKNNVQRMVWTKIKLSINDVIPTGDEPIVFERE
- a CDS encoding FMN-binding protein: MKQMIKLACTLSAYAVIACLALAAVYSFTAPRIAEVKAEKTNRALKKVFPEAEDFKEISAEIPQTLNKTKFLNAYAAMKNGENVGITITANGPTYAKATILVAFDLNKTIRKIEFLELTDTPSLGSKAAEEPFKGQFTGKPIDSPFEVKGDINAIGGATITSKGVAAILKDASSTAMEYINKNNPGEGENK